Proteins found in one Venturia canescens isolate UGA chromosome 6, ASM1945775v1, whole genome shotgun sequence genomic segment:
- the fd102C gene encoding forkhead box protein C1, whose translation MCSNESPPPAREQLTVGLGNPMAGFLPGLEHYRLQLYHYAMAERLRLAQQLHPQHPGGVGGGHPNSGGSHLGLSAGFPAPLPLYPAAAAAAAAAGYPSRLALSMALLHPHHQRISEEPKPQHSYIGLIAMAILSSPEKKLVLSDIYQHILEHYPYFRTRGPGWRNSIRHNLSLNDCFVKSGRSANGKGHYWAIHPANLEDFRRGDFRRRKAQRKVRRHMGLAVDEEPDSPSPPPPPATPPLPSGLLGPTVGSQPITGIWSPHHHHHHHHHHHHQQQQQQQQQQQQQQQQQQQQQAQQLAHQQHQHHRDSETNNNHGQQQQQHHQIQSQSLRRTSFQPSRKRQFDVASLLAPDDNHHHHNNHHSNHQIIESSDASIITGRTIKSPRFSCSEDEPDIPEPDVDQDDEEVEVDVDVVAETSTLQTPDVTPSASPEANINGSTGHIEWNGLNGGTLPGLRLGTSTQPIAAIYLQNHLHGRNYYVQANAGSGSSV comes from the coding sequence ATGTGCAGCAACGAGTCTCCGCCACCGGCGCGGGAACAATTGACCGTCGGGCTGGGAAACCCCATGGCCGGTTTTCTTCCGGGCCTCGAGCACTATCGTCTCCAATTGTATCATTACGCGATGGCCGAACGTCTGCGTCTCGCCCAACAACTGCATCCGCAGCATCCGGGAGGTGTCGGTGGCGGGCATCCGAATTCGGGTGGATCTCACTTGGGTCTGTCGGCCGGTTTTCCAGCGCCGTTGCCGTTGTACCCGGCGGCAGCGGCTGCAGCCGCCGCTGCCGGCTATCCGAGCAGATTGGCCCTCTCGATGGCGCTGCTGCACCCCCATCATCAGAGAATTTCTGAGGAGCCGAAACCCCAGCACAGTTACATAGGACTTATCGCGATGGCGATACTTTCCTCGCCAGAAAAGAAGCTCGTCCTTTCCGATATCTATCAGCACATACTCGAGCACTATCCGTATTTTCGAACTCGTGGCCCTGGCTGGCGGAACTCTATAAGACACAATCTTTCCCTGAACGATTGTTTCGTAAAGTCGGGTCGAAGCGCGAACGGCAAAGGTCACTACTGGGCCATACACCCGGCAAATTTGGAGGATTTTCGACGGGGTGATTTTCGTCGCCGGAAAGCCCAGAGAAAGGTCAGACGTCACATGGGTCTTGCGGTCGACGAAGAACCGGACAGCCCGAGTCCACCGCCTCCACCGGCGACGCCGCCGCTGCCGAGCGGTCTCCTAGGACCGACGGTCGGCTCTCAGCCGATAACCGGTATCTGGAGTCCCCATCACCAccaccatcatcatcaccatcatcatcatcagcaacagcagcagcagcaacagcagcagcagcaacagcagcagcagcagcagcagcagcaggctCAACAATTGGCTCATCAGCAGCATCAGCATCATCGTGACAGCGAGACGAATAACAACCACggacagcagcaacagcagcaccATCAGATCCAGAGTCAATCGCTCCGTCGAACGTCCTTCCAGCCCTCGAGAAAGCGGCAATTCGACGTTGCGTCTTTGCTCGCACCGGACGACAATCATCATCACCACAACAATCATCACAGCAACCATCAGATCATCGAGAGCAGCGACGCGAGCATAATCACCGGCAGAACGATCAAATCGCCAAGGTTCAGCTGCAGCGAGGACGAGCCTGATATCCCGGAGCCCGACGTTGACCAGGACGACGAGGAGGTCGAGGTCGACGTCGACGTCGTTGCGGAGACGAGCACCCTGCAAACCCCCGACGTTACCCCGTCGGCCAGTCCGGAAGCGAACATAAACGGATCAACGGGTCACATCGAGTGGAACGGATTGAACGGCGGAACGCTTCCCGGGCTCCGGCTCGGAACCTCGACACAGCCCATCGCTGCGATTTATCTTCAAAACCATCTCCACGGACGGAATTATTACGTTCAGGCGAACGCCGGCTCCGGTTCCAGCGTTTAG